DNA from Acidobacteriota bacterium:
GGTGCCGGCCTGGTAGACGGGTCCGAGGGGCGAAAGCTGGTCCATCAACCGTGCCGGCCCGCCGTAGGCGCCGACCGGCAGCCCGCCGCCGATCACCTTGCCGAGGGTGACGAGATCGGGCTCGATGCCGAGCTGAGCGCCGACGGTGACTCCGGGGACCCGGAAGCCGCTCAAGACTTCGTCGAAGATGAGGAGCGCGCCGTGCTCCGTGCACAGGCGGCGCAGACGGTGGAGATACTCCGGCCGTTGAACCAGGAGGCCGTTGTTCGCTGGCAGCGGCTCGATGATCGCGGCGGCGAGCTTCTCCCCGTGGCGCCGGAAAGCCTGCTCGAGCGCCTCGTCGTCGTCGAGCGGCAGGACGATCGTGTCGCGGGCCGTCGCCGCGGGGATGCCGGCGCTCGAGGCGATTCCGAAGGTGGCGAGACCGCTCCCGGCTTCGACCAGCAGTGCGTCGACGTGACCGTGGTAGCAGCCTTCGAACTTGAGCACCAGGTCGCGGCCGGTGCAGCCGCGGGCGAGCCGGATCGCCGACTGGGTCGCCTCGGTGCCGGAGTTGACGAAGCGGATCTTCTCGATGACCGGCACGAGTTCCTTGACCATCCGCGCCAGCTCGACCTCGCCCTCGTGAGGTGCGGCGAAGGAGGTGCCGCGGGCTGCCGCCTCGCGCACGGCTTCGACCACGGCCGGGTGGCTGTGTCCCAGCACCAGGGGTCCGAAGGAACCAACGAAGTCGACGTAGCTCGTGCCGTCGACCGAGCGCATGACCGCTCCTTCGGCCTCGGCGATGAAGGGCGGCGTGCCGCCGACGGCGCGGTATGCCCGCACGGGGCTGTTCACGCCGCCGACCAGGTGGCGCTGCGCCTCCGTCCAGAGGTCCTCGCTGCATCGTCCGGCGCTCATTCAGTTTCCCTCGGGTCGGCGCCCACTTCGTCGAGCCACAGGCGTTCGATGCCGGCGGCGGTCGGTTCCTGTGCGCACTTCACGTTGCCGGCTCCGGTGCTCCGCAGCGCCGCGGCTGTGGCGGCTCCGATCGCCCAGCAGCTGCCCGGCCAGTCCAGGCCGGACGCTGCGAAGGCGGAAACCGCCGATGGAGCAGTGAAGAGTACGCGGGCGTGGGCCGCTTGCCAACCTTGCGGCCAGTCGAGCTCGTCGTTCGGATGCACGGTGTAGGCCGCCCAGGCAGGAACCTGGCGGCCCGCCGCCTGGAGCGCCTCGACGAGCGTCGCGCCGCCGCGGGCGGAATGCGGCACGAACAGCGGGCAACGGGGGTCGAGCACCCGCGCCGCGTAGCGGGCGAACTCCTCGCCACCGGAGGCCCGCGCGGCCAGGTTCGGCGGCACACCGGCCGCGAGCAGGGCGCGGGCGGTGCCTTCGCCCAGCGCGCACCACGGCAGCCGGCCCCAGGCCGGCTCGCGCGCGGCGCGCTCCGCCACGACGCGTGCGGCGTTCGGCGAAGAGACGAGCAGCCAGGGCCACTGACGTCGCGGGCGGTTCAGGTCGATGCGGTCTGCCGGCCAGGGGGTGTCGAAGACCTCGACGGTGGTCGCCGGCAGAGCCGCGACGCCCACGCCTGGCGGCAGCCGCTTCGTCAGGCGCCGAACGGTCGTTGGGCCGGAAGTCACGATGAGATCCGGCGTCTCCGCACTGGGTGCGCGGGTCTTCCGGCCCGCAGAGAACAGCGCGCCGGCCGTCAGGCCGGCACCTAGCTCCGCCAATCCCCGCTCGATCCGCTCAGCCAGGGCGTCGAGATCGACCGCGCCGTCCGCTGCTGAAACCGCTGCGCCGACGGCCCGCGGCGCCTCACCGACCGCGGCAGGTTCCCGCCAATCGTCGGCCGCGATCAAGGCATGGACCTCCTGCAGCACCGGCCCCTCCGGGCCGGCGGCGCGTGCGTCCGCCCAGGCTCCGAACGGTCGGAGACAGCCACCGCCGAGCCGGCCAAGCAGGGAGCGCTCCGCGAAGGCGGCGGCGCGGCTCGGAGGGTGGTCG
Protein-coding regions in this window:
- a CDS encoding uroporphyrinogen-III synthase; the protein is MAPIVIGTRATPLARIQADLVARRLGELGVDTVVRAMSSQGDRSLGGSFAQAKGVFTGELTAALRDGTVDLVVHSLKDLPVEDEPDLVIAAVPERERPFDLLLFAPDSEANEASEGAPTLAELVDHGDDALEEQARPARDAFGPLSAGARLGTSSPRRQAGALAIRPDLVCCAVRGSVGRRLEWLQSDAIEALLAAEAGVLRLARNGELEAPAAAIRGFRLDLRSWPCAPGQGALAVQILRGGRLDGHAAMAALDHPPSRAAAFAERSLLGRLGGGCLRPFGAWADARAAGPEGPVLQEVHALIAADDWREPAAVGEAPRAVGAAVSAADGAVDLDALAERIERGLAELGAGLTAGALFSAGRKTRAPSAETPDLIVTSGPTTVRRLTKRLPPGVGVAALPATTVEVFDTPWPADRIDLNRPRRQWPWLLVSSPNAARVVAERAAREPAWGRLPWCALGEGTARALLAAGVPPNLAARASGGEEFARYAARVLDPRCPLFVPHSARGGATLVEALQAAGRQVPAWAAYTVHPNDELDWPQGWQAAHARVLFTAPSAVSAFAASGLDWPGSCWAIGAATAAALRSTGAGNVKCAQEPTAAGIERLWLDEVGADPRETE
- a CDS encoding glutamate-1-semialdehyde 2,1-aminomutase; the encoded protein is MSAGRCSEDLWTEAQRHLVGGVNSPVRAYRAVGGTPPFIAEAEGAVMRSVDGTSYVDFVGSFGPLVLGHSHPAVVEAVREAAARGTSFAAPHEGEVELARMVKELVPVIEKIRFVNSGTEATQSAIRLARGCTGRDLVLKFEGCYHGHVDALLVEAGSGLATFGIASSAGIPAATARDTIVLPLDDDEALEQAFRRHGEKLAAAIIEPLPANNGLLVQRPEYLHRLRRLCTEHGALLIFDEVLSGFRVPGVTVGAQLGIEPDLVTLGKVIGGGLPVGAYGGPARLMDQLSPLGPVYQAGTLSGNPLAVAGGLATLRALQTGDGWKRMEDLGSLLERGLGPVLEASAQPYRLVRCGSIFWLAYGDGEPPRRADRFHPNTAEVFGLLHRGLLDRGYMLAPSAFEVGFLSLAHDGDALTGFAGAVGETLAEIPAP